Proteins from a genomic interval of Streptomyces fodineus:
- a CDS encoding peptidylprolyl isomerase, with product MAEQLYATLKTNHGDIVVQLFPNHAPETVKNFVELAQGEREWTHPGTGEKSNTPLYNGTIFHRVISGFMIQGGDPLGSGIGGPGYKFGDEFHPDLSFNKPYLLAMANAGPGTNGSQFFITVAPTTWLNRKHTIFGEVTDPASQKVVDAIAGVPTGRNDRPAKDVVINEVVVEKREG from the coding sequence GTGGCCGAGCAGCTTTACGCCACCCTGAAGACCAACCACGGCGACATCGTGGTCCAGCTTTTCCCGAACCACGCGCCGGAAACGGTGAAGAACTTCGTCGAGCTGGCTCAGGGCGAGCGCGAGTGGACGCACCCCGGGACCGGTGAGAAGAGCAACACGCCGCTCTACAACGGCACCATCTTCCACCGTGTCATCAGCGGCTTCATGATCCAGGGCGGCGACCCGCTGGGCAGCGGCATCGGCGGCCCCGGCTACAAGTTCGGGGACGAGTTCCACCCGGACCTGTCCTTCAACAAGCCGTACCTGCTGGCCATGGCCAACGCCGGCCCGGGCACCAACGGCTCGCAGTTCTTCATCACCGTCGCCCCGACGACGTGGCTGAACCGCAAGCACACCATCTTCGGCGAGGTCACCGACCCGGCCAGCCAGAAGGTCGTCGACGCTATCGCCGGCGTGCCCACCGGCCGCAACGACCGCCCGGCCAAGGACGTCGTGATCAACGAGGTCGTCGTCGAGAAGCGCGAGGGCTGA
- a CDS encoding DUF5324 family protein — translation MTRIDSVRAATGSAKDSVLHAAEVVAPYADTAKERAALYAQEARVRLAPVVSQAAEQARVQYDARLAPRLEQARAHVPPKMDLAAHEAAVRARKAARQAAEYSRPRIEQAVAATAPVREEAAARGAAALAALRGQVSAEEIQRLARRHKRRARAGRTVKVLALLSMVAGGAFAAWKWWDKQANPDWLVEPPAATEVPESGGRLSAVDGSGTSVLDPEVQAKQAEDEAADQDDQQ, via the coding sequence GTGACCCGCATCGACAGCGTGCGCGCCGCGACCGGCTCGGCGAAGGACAGCGTGCTGCACGCCGCGGAAGTGGTGGCGCCCTACGCCGACACGGCCAAGGAGCGTGCCGCGCTCTACGCGCAGGAGGCACGCGTACGGCTGGCGCCCGTGGTGTCGCAGGCCGCAGAGCAGGCCCGTGTGCAGTACGACGCCCGGCTCGCCCCGCGTCTGGAACAGGCTCGTGCGCATGTGCCGCCGAAGATGGACCTGGCGGCGCATGAGGCCGCCGTCCGTGCCCGCAAGGCAGCCCGGCAGGCTGCCGAGTATTCGCGTCCGAGGATCGAGCAGGCCGTGGCGGCGACGGCTCCGGTCCGTGAGGAGGCCGCCGCGCGTGGTGCCGCCGCCCTGGCCGCGCTGCGCGGTCAGGTCTCGGCGGAGGAGATCCAGCGGCTGGCCCGCAGGCACAAGCGCCGTGCCAGGGCCGGCCGGACCGTGAAGGTGCTGGCGCTGCTCAGCATGGTGGCCGGCGGCGCGTTCGCCGCCTGGAAGTGGTGGGACAAGCAGGCCAACCCCGACTGGCTGGTCGAGCCGCCCGCCGCGACGGAGGTACCCGAGTCGGGCGGCCGGCTCAGCGCGGTGGACGGCAGCGGCACCTCGGTCCTGGACCCCGAGGTGCAGGCCAAGCAGGCCGAGGACGAGGCCGCGGACCAGGACGACCAGCAGTAG
- a CDS encoding erythromycin esterase family protein, with product MEWLTATRAQPAARTGNGEADQAIEDARTLLRAADLASRPLRCADINDSALAARDRHMADAVAEALEAGPGGVALWAYNGHILKGRYAGGVPALGSHLAERYGDAYYALGLLFGKGAFRARRGNDAARPPVRHRISEGGPRSVEGQLAAACPADHLVDLRPGKEIPEVNRWLTARHYTRSFGAGVPRFTYRFTLTPTVLAEEYDGLAYVARSSCSRPLDLPAPDSQGSP from the coding sequence ATGGAGTGGCTCACGGCTACCCGGGCCCAGCCGGCCGCCCGTACCGGCAACGGCGAAGCGGACCAGGCCATCGAGGACGCCCGTACGCTGCTCCGCGCCGCCGACCTGGCGAGCCGTCCGCTACGGTGCGCGGACATCAACGACAGTGCCCTCGCCGCGCGTGACCGGCACATGGCGGATGCCGTTGCCGAGGCCCTCGAGGCCGGGCCCGGCGGAGTTGCCTTGTGGGCGTACAACGGCCACATCCTCAAGGGGCGTTATGCGGGCGGCGTGCCGGCGCTCGGCAGTCACCTCGCGGAGCGATACGGGGACGCCTATTACGCCCTCGGTCTGCTCTTCGGCAAGGGCGCCTTCCGCGCCCGGCGCGGGAACGACGCCGCGCGGCCACCTGTCCGGCACCGGATCAGCGAGGGGGGACCCCGGTCCGTGGAGGGGCAGCTGGCTGCGGCCTGCCCGGCGGACCACCTGGTCGACCTGCGGCCCGGCAAGGAGATACCGGAGGTCAACCGCTGGCTCACCGCCCGCCACTACACCCGGAGCTTCGGCGCCGGGGTGCCCCGCTTCACCTACCGTTTCACGCTGACGCCCACCGTCCTGGCCGAGGAGTACGACGGTCTGGCCTATGTGGCGCGGTCCAGCTGCTCTCGCCCGCTCGACCTTCCGGCGCCGGATTCGCAAGGGTCTCCATGA
- a CDS encoding erythromycin esterase family protein: MPENMMTKDVRDWLSARALPLRRLDAGGPADDLRPLTEVLKNVRVVGLGEATHGTREFFLLKHRLIEFLVRDLGFRTLAMEAPAAAARSVDACVLHGRGDVRSAVAQLGFWTWKTEEVLALVEWMRRYNASVAEDRRVRFVGIDPQWPAAAVGRLDAFLRRTAPERAAALGNAFGFLATARPGSPPTPPGNSAGPYRN; encoded by the coding sequence GTGCCGGAGAACATGATGACGAAGGATGTCCGGGACTGGTTATCGGCGCGGGCATTGCCTCTGCGGAGGCTCGACGCGGGCGGTCCGGCCGACGATCTTCGGCCGTTGACCGAGGTCCTGAAGAACGTCCGGGTCGTGGGCCTGGGGGAAGCCACCCACGGTACCCGTGAGTTCTTTCTCCTCAAGCACCGGCTCATCGAGTTTCTCGTCCGTGACCTGGGCTTTCGTACTCTGGCCATGGAGGCGCCCGCGGCCGCCGCTCGCTCGGTCGATGCCTGCGTTCTGCACGGGCGCGGGGACGTCCGGTCCGCCGTCGCCCAGCTCGGCTTCTGGACGTGGAAGACCGAGGAAGTGCTCGCGCTGGTCGAGTGGATGCGGAGGTACAACGCCTCGGTGGCCGAGGACCGCCGGGTACGGTTCGTCGGGATCGACCCGCAGTGGCCTGCCGCCGCGGTCGGGCGACTCGACGCCTTCCTGCGGCGCACCGCCCCGGAACGGGCCGCCGCGCTCGGGAATGCCTTCGGCTTCCTCGCCACGGCCCGGCCGGGCAGCCCCCCGACTCCGCCGGGCAACTCGGCAGGGCCGTACAGGAACTGA